Proteins co-encoded in one Gopherus evgoodei ecotype Sinaloan lineage chromosome 4, rGopEvg1_v1.p, whole genome shotgun sequence genomic window:
- the MTCH1 gene encoding mitochondrial carrier homolog 1 yields MAAAAAALPGGLRAPPAGLEAGGRPEPVEGSECLFVVLGAGFTALSHPLLYVKLLIQVGHEPLPPTIGRNVLGKKVLYLPGFFTYARHIVEVDGKMGLFRGLAPRILSSTLSTVTRGTVKKVFPVEDMEHVSNKDDVKTSLRKVVKETSHEMLMQCMSRLISHPLHVISMRCMVQFVGREVKYSGVFSSIGRIFKEEGILGFFVGLVPHILGDVVFLWCCNILAHFINTYAVDDNFSQASVIRSYTKFVMGIAVSMLTYPFLLVGDLMAVNNCGLHAGLPRTLRVYIRVQCWRHLSAQGQLFRGSSLLFRRVSAAARFPID; encoded by the exons ATGGCAGCTGCCGCCGCCGCTCTGCCTGGGGGTCTCCGGGCCCCCCCCGCCGGCCTCGAGGCGGGGGGCAGGCCGGAGCCGGTGGAGGGATCCGAGTGCCTCTTCGTGGTGCTGGGGGCCGGCTTCACGGCGCTGAGCCACCCGCTGCTCTACGTCAAGCTGCTGATCCAG GTCGGGCATGAACCTCTACCTCCAACCATTGGGAGAAACGTGCTGGGAAAAAAAGTATTATACCTACCTGGCTTTTTCACATATG CTAGACACATTGTGGAAGTGGATGGGAAAATGGGCCTCTTTCGTGGCCTTGCTCCTCGAATCCTCTCTAGCACTTTATCCACTGTCACCCGAGGGACTGTGAAGAAG GTCTTTCCTGTGGAGGACATGGAGCATGTTTCTAACAAGGATGATGTGAAGACTTCTCTCAGAAAAGTGGTGAAAGAG ACCTCTCATGAGATGCTGATGCAGTGTATGTCCCGGCTTATCTCGCATCCCCTGCACG TAATCTCGATGCGCTGCATGGTCCAGTTTGTAGGTCGGGAAGTCAAATACAG TGGTGTGTTTAGCTCCATTGGCAGGATTTTTAAAGAAGAAGGGATCTTGGGATTCTTTGT TGGTTTAGTCCCTCACATCCTGGGAGACGTGGTCTTCTTGTGGTGCTGTAACATCCTGGCTCATTTCATCAACACCTATGCCGTGGATGACAAT TTCAGCCAGGCATCTGTGATCCGGAGCTACACGAAGTTTGTGATGGGG ATTGCTGTGAGCATGCTGACGTATCCCTTCCTTCTAGTGGGAGATCTCATGGCCGTGAACAATTGCGG GTTACATGCCGGCCTTCCTCGTACTCTCCGTGTTTACATCCGGGTTCAGTGTTGGAGACACCTCAGTGCTCAG GGGCAGTTGTTCCGGGGCTCCAGCCTGCTTTTCCGCAGAGTGTCTGCAGCAGCAAGGTTCCCCATTGActaa